A single Cloacibacillus sp. DNA region contains:
- a CDS encoding response regulator transcription factor yields MERSSLLIADGNRDACSHLRHLFNEMFVNIDCAADGIAAIKLFRRHEYHLVILDATLPVADGRTVCRQICKMSDVPVVIISERSALPERLSAYRSGAEDYIVKPFEGDELLARMNIILRRREHVPAKPPRALIFFGLYIDTRSRTVYVNDIPVPLTPKEYDLLLLLSRNPGQVYTREMLIDIVWGDDFFGSPRTVDTHIKTLRNAIRPYHEHIVTIRGVGYRFDE; encoded by the coding sequence ATGGAAAGATCATCTCTCTTAATCGCGGACGGTAATCGGGACGCCTGTTCTCATCTGAGACATCTCTTTAACGAGATGTTTGTCAATATTGACTGCGCGGCGGACGGCATCGCGGCGATAAAGCTTTTCCGCCGCCATGAATATCATCTGGTCATACTTGACGCGACGCTGCCAGTCGCGGACGGACGTACCGTCTGCCGTCAGATATGCAAAATGTCCGATGTGCCGGTGGTGATAATTTCCGAGCGTTCCGCCCTGCCTGAGCGGCTGAGCGCCTACCGTTCCGGCGCGGAGGACTATATCGTAAAGCCCTTTGAGGGCGACGAACTGCTGGCGCGCATGAACATCATCCTGCGCCGCCGGGAACACGTTCCCGCCAAGCCGCCGCGCGCGCTGATCTTTTTCGGACTTTATATCGATACGCGCTCCCGTACCGTCTATGTTAACGATATTCCCGTACCGCTCACGCCGAAGGAATACGATCTGCTGCTGCTTCTGTCGCGTAACCCCGGGCAGGTGTATACGCGCGAGATGCTGATCGACATCGTCTGGGGCGATGATTTTTTCGGCAGCCCCCGGACGGTGGATACCCATATCAAGACGCTGAGAAACGCGATCCGCCCCTATCACGAGCATATCGTCACGATCAGGGGCGTGGGATACCGTTTCGACGAATAG
- a CDS encoding PAS domain S-box protein, whose translation MDGQKYTSPLALLKRFCVNVFCRGDIDGSLNCLSKDIHWYGTSGNEGVHNRDEARACLEREIAANPLSRGLEFTDEDEAVSGEAGTAGAKLLPEARASHVPARVSISCLPEDGGLKIRSLHMSFDNFREKAGEDLPSKYEKECEPKLLYDFLNSSIHGGLFGGYIDSPEMPFYFINEQMLKYLGYDTKEEFIEATGGGIANCVHPDDRGAVMGSLFAQLESSCEYMLAPYRMLKRDGGFIWVRENGKRITAGNGRPAVICLCIDVSDMAEAQERLRLGKKEMENVLNAIPGGVAIYKVSDRFETVYFSDGVPALSGHTVEEYHELIKRDAAEMVYSGDVERVLAAVREGLANDAPIDVTFRKRHTGGGLVWVHLQGKKIGEADGCPLIHAVFHNISRETKLYRDILNENNTIIQVSDLKTREVLYANRAAAEFSGNVEGDFVGRSCYEYMMHRDAPCAFCHVPLLTKGSFFEAEQYLPSKDRWFSVKGKLIEWNGRGASVEYVTDITDSKRLQQRLETEKSSLERIINSIPSGIGVYRLKEDEVSLIAVNSTFSDMLGMTHEELKRKISEDIFQNVHPDDVALLKEKMAESYRELHRMECAYRLRNENTGEYRWIYHTGISVPQPDGSQTAYVCYTDISAQKAAEEKLKRQAEYLQRLYDTMPCGISQYSVNNLNGDKPYCYVNRRGREIYGVGATEEGYIAYARVHPDDRGKYIDMLNRVVEEGQSSPYELRFVRHDGKVFWISGIVERIRDVEGNDIYQSVYNDITELKEAQLRAEEEYKRLSRRYEDELNSLKDVSADYISIMRVNMTKDVVEDLVETNRDIDIFHSGMSLSEIVESMEPFFISEESKAEFLNKIDYRSLTREFELGNDRLTFEQPFLDHDGSMTWVELQINVRKHPDSGDLIAFFCERDITTRKQLADTFKMVIAQDYDSIIRLDGRRNRYILFISDGSGEQPAYEGLNYSRDIAWFAEKFIVPEDRERALSEMEYSNVAAGLERHDIYQVLFDVQNNSGRRCRKSIKYSYIDRENEIILMTRQDITEVVAAENRAKDEIEAALKRAEQASLAKGEFLARMSHEMRTPMNAIMGMTVLLKDALGDPAAVDDYIGKINSSSHFMLGLINDVLDMAKIESGEFALYPSRYEYKEFAGAIDAMIRPLCRQKGVEFVFDSKWPTAAVLVDKVRLNQIFLNLLSNAVKFTPPGGRVEYLMPEAEVHGDRIWCDFIVRDNGIGMSEEFQKHLFEPFMQENAADGGSCGTGLGLAISKSIVDKMGGCFHIRSEEGKGTEIRLHLELEIAGDEKPAAALEDRGAHGGVKALRGRRVLLAEDHPLNTEIARKLLAKVGTEVVPAVNGALAVAAFAASPAGYFDAVLMDIRMPEMDGLTAARKIRELPRADAKAVPIIAMTANAFDDDCRKSEEAGMNGHLAKPIEPELLYSTLARAVSPPEKPDAEI comes from the coding sequence ATGGACGGACAAAAATATACCTCCCCACTGGCCCTGCTGAAACGCTTTTGCGTGAATGTTTTTTGCCGCGGGGATATCGACGGCTCGCTGAACTGTCTCAGTAAAGATATACACTGGTATGGGACCTCCGGTAACGAAGGTGTCCATAACAGGGACGAGGCGCGCGCCTGTCTGGAACGGGAGATCGCCGCCAATCCTCTCTCCCGCGGGCTGGAGTTCACCGACGAGGACGAGGCGGTCTCGGGCGAAGCCGGAACGGCGGGCGCTAAACTGCTGCCGGAGGCAAGGGCCTCCCATGTTCCCGCCCGCGTCTCGATAAGCTGTCTTCCAGAGGATGGAGGGCTGAAGATACGTTCTCTCCATATGTCCTTCGATAATTTCCGCGAAAAAGCGGGCGAAGATTTACCATCTAAATACGAGAAGGAATGCGAGCCTAAGCTGCTCTACGATTTTCTTAACAGTTCGATACACGGAGGTCTCTTCGGCGGTTATATAGACAGTCCGGAGATGCCGTTTTATTTCATTAACGAACAGATGCTCAAGTATCTGGGCTACGACACAAAGGAGGAGTTTATCGAGGCCACGGGCGGCGGCATAGCGAACTGCGTGCATCCCGACGACCGCGGGGCGGTGATGGGCTCGCTCTTTGCGCAGCTAGAATCTTCCTGCGAGTATATGCTCGCCCCATACCGCATGCTGAAAAGGGACGGCGGCTTTATCTGGGTCCGTGAAAACGGCAAAAGGATCACCGCCGGCAACGGAAGGCCGGCGGTGATATGTCTCTGCATCGACGTTTCCGATATGGCGGAGGCGCAGGAGCGGCTTCGCCTGGGGAAAAAGGAGATGGAGAATGTTTTGAACGCCATCCCCGGAGGCGTCGCCATCTATAAGGTGTCGGACCGCTTTGAGACCGTATATTTTTCCGACGGCGTTCCCGCCCTCTCCGGCCACACGGTGGAGGAGTATCACGAGCTGATAAAGAGGGACGCGGCGGAGATGGTCTACAGCGGCGATGTTGAACGCGTCCTCGCCGCCGTTCGGGAGGGGCTGGCGAACGATGCGCCGATAGACGTCACCTTCAGAAAGCGTCACACCGGCGGCGGCCTGGTCTGGGTGCATCTGCAGGGCAAAAAGATCGGCGAGGCGGACGGCTGTCCGCTGATACACGCGGTCTTTCACAATATTTCCAGGGAGACCAAGCTCTACCGCGATATCCTTAATGAGAATAATACGATCATCCAGGTCAGTGACCTCAAGACGCGTGAGGTGCTGTACGCTAACAGGGCCGCCGCCGAATTTTCAGGCAACGTGGAGGGCGATTTTGTCGGGCGCAGCTGCTATGAGTATATGATGCACAGGGACGCCCCCTGCGCCTTCTGCCACGTGCCGCTGCTGACGAAGGGCAGCTTCTTTGAGGCCGAGCAGTATCTGCCCTCCAAAGACCGTTGGTTTTCCGTGAAGGGGAAGCTCATAGAGTGGAACGGACGCGGCGCCTCCGTTGAGTATGTGACCGACATCACCGATTCAAAGCGGCTCCAGCAGCGGCTTGAGACGGAAAAGTCATCGCTTGAGCGCATCATAAATTCCATTCCCTCGGGGATCGGCGTCTACCGTCTGAAGGAGGATGAGGTGAGCCTCATCGCGGTGAATTCGACGTTCAGCGATATGCTGGGAATGACGCATGAGGAGCTGAAGCGCAAGATCTCCGAGGATATTTTCCAGAATGTCCATCCCGACGATGTGGCGCTGCTGAAAGAAAAGATGGCGGAGTCGTACCGCGAACTTCACCGTATGGAGTGCGCCTACCGGCTGCGGAACGAAAATACGGGGGAGTACCGGTGGATATATCATACCGGCATCTCCGTTCCTCAGCCGGACGGCAGCCAGACGGCCTATGTCTGCTATACGGATATCTCCGCGCAGAAGGCGGCGGAGGAGAAGCTCAAACGCCAGGCCGAATATCTGCAGAGGCTTTATGATACGATGCCCTGCGGGATATCGCAGTATTCCGTCAACAACCTTAACGGCGACAAGCCTTACTGTTATGTAAACCGCCGCGGACGTGAAATTTACGGCGTCGGCGCGACGGAAGAGGGGTATATCGCCTATGCACGCGTTCACCCCGACGACAGGGGCAAGTATATCGATATGCTCAATAGGGTGGTGGAAGAGGGGCAGTCGAGTCCGTATGAGCTCCGCTTCGTCCGCCATGACGGTAAGGTTTTCTGGATCAGCGGTATCGTCGAGCGGATAAGGGATGTCGAAGGTAATGATATATATCAGAGCGTATATAACGATATTACGGAGCTCAAAGAGGCGCAGCTGCGCGCGGAGGAGGAGTATAAGCGTCTCTCGCGCCGCTATGAGGATGAGCTTAACAGCCTGAAAGACGTCTCCGCCGATTATATATCGATAATGCGCGTAAACATGACGAAGGACGTCGTTGAAGACCTCGTTGAGACCAATCGGGATATAGATATTTTTCATAGCGGAATGTCGCTCTCCGAAATTGTGGAGAGTATGGAGCCCTTTTTTATCAGCGAGGAGTCTAAGGCTGAGTTTTTGAATAAGATAGATTACCGCAGCCTGACGAGGGAATTTGAACTCGGCAACGACCGGCTCACTTTTGAACAGCCATTCCTGGACCATGACGGCAGTATGACGTGGGTGGAGCTGCAGATCAACGTCAGGAAGCATCCGGACAGCGGCGACCTCATCGCCTTTTTCTGTGAACGGGATATTACGACGAGAAAACAGCTCGCCGATACTTTCAAAATGGTCATCGCGCAGGATTATGACTCTATCATTCGTCTCGACGGCAGGCGTAACCGTTATATCCTTTTTATCTCCGACGGTTCAGGGGAACAGCCCGCCTACGAAGGCTTAAATTACAGCAGGGACATCGCCTGGTTCGCGGAGAAGTTTATCGTTCCGGAGGACCGCGAACGGGCGCTGAGCGAGATGGAATATTCAAATGTCGCGGCGGGCTTGGAGAGACACGATATCTATCAGGTGCTTTTTGACGTCCAGAACAATTCCGGCAGGAGATGCCGGAAATCGATAAAATATTCTTACATAGACAGGGAAAACGAGATCATTCTAATGACGCGGCAGGACATCACCGAAGTTGTGGCTGCCGAGAACAGGGCTAAGGACGAGATAGAGGCGGCACTTAAACGCGCGGAGCAGGCAAGCCTCGCCAAGGGCGAGTTCCTCGCGCGCATGAGCCACGAAATGCGCACGCCGATGAACGCCATTATGGGTATGACGGTGCTGCTGAAGGACGCCCTTGGCGACCCGGCGGCGGTGGACGACTACATCGGCAAGATAAATTCTTCCAGTCATTTCATGCTCGGCCTCATCAACGACGTGCTTGATATGGCGAAGATCGAGAGCGGCGAGTTCGCGCTCTATCCCTCGCGTTACGAGTATAAGGAGTTCGCGGGCGCGATCGACGCGATGATACGCCCACTCTGCCGCCAGAAGGGCGTTGAGTTTGTCTTTGACAGCAAGTGGCCCACCGCCGCCGTATTGGTGGACAAGGTGCGCCTGAATCAGATATTTCTCAATCTCCTCTCAAACGCCGTGAAGTTCACGCCCCCCGGCGGCAGGGTGGAATACCTGATGCCGGAGGCGGAGGTTCACGGGGACCGTATATGGTGCGACTTTATTGTCAGGGACAACGGCATCGGGATGAGCGAAGAGTTCCAGAAGCATCTCTTTGAACCCTTCATGCAGGAGAACGCCGCCGATGGCGGAAGCTGCGGTACGGGGCTGGGGCTTGCGATCTCCAAGAGTATCGTCGATAAGATGGGCGGCTGTTTTCATATAAGGAGCGAAGAGGGTAAGGGCACCGAGATACGGCTGCATCTGGAGCTGGAGATCGCGGGCGATGAGAAACCGGCGGCGGCGCTGGAAGACCGCGGAGCCCACGGCGGCGTGAAGGCGCTAAGGGGACGCCGTGTGCTGCTCGCGGAGGATCATCCGCTCAACACTGAGATAGCCCGCAAATTGCTGGCGAAGGTGGGAACGGAGGTCGTGCCCGCCGTAAACGGAGCTTTGGCCGTCGCGGCCTTTGCCGCCTCTCCCGCCGGTTATTTTGACGCCGTACTGATGGACATCCGTATGCCGGAGATGGACGGTCTGACGGCGGCGCGGAAGATCAGGGAGCTGCCGCGCGCGGACGCGAAGGCGGTGCCGATCATCGCGATGACGGCGAACGCCTTTGACGACGACTGCCGGAAGTCCGAAGAGGCCGGCATGAACGGCCATCTGGCAAAGCCGATAGAGCCCGAGCTGCTCTATAGTACGCTGGCAAGGGCGGTCTCGCCCCCGGAAAAGCCGGATGCGGAAATATAG